AGGGAGGCGCAGCAGAACGATCGGGGACAGTCCGGATTCCCGGTCGATCCCGGCCGATTCCGCGCCCTGCGAACGATTTAGGGGTATCCAGTCGAACATGATAGGCATGTTTCCGGTGGGGTCCGACCCCCTGCGGTGTGCGGTCGCGGGTACGGAGGCGGTCGCGGCGGCGCTCTCGAACGCGACAGCGGGCGGCGAGGGGTCGCTGGCGGTCGAGTCCGTCGATCCGCCAGCGGACGCGGACGCGCAGGTCACCGAACGCGAATCGGACTGTCTGGTCGTCGATAGCGGCGCGACCGGTGTCGACGCGGAGACGGTTCTCGAGCGGCGCAACGCCGAACGGCCCGAGATACCGGTTGTCGTGCTGACCGACGGATGGGACGCCGCCCGAGAAGCGGCGGCGCTGTCGGCGGGGGCGACCGAGACGCTGCCCCGTCGGCTCGCCGAGACCGACCCGGGGCTGCTGGTCGGGCGGGTCCGTTCGGCCGTCGACCGCGAGCACGCGAGCGACGCAGTCGAGGCGTTGTACGAGACTGTAGCCGGCGTGGCCGCGGTCCACGACCCGGAGACCGGCGACCTGATCGACGCCAATCGGGCGTTCTGCGAGCTGGTGGGGTCAGACCGCGAGACGGTGCGGTCGACGGCGCTCGCCGAGTTCACGGCCGAGGTGCCCGGGTACGACCGCGAGCGGCTGGCCAACGCGGTCACGAGCGTCGGCGACCGAGCGGACGCGACGGGTGACGGGCGAGACGCGACTGACGAGGGACCGGACCCGATCGAACTGGAGTGGCCGGTCGAGACGGCCGACGGGTCGGTTCGGTGGGTCGAATCCCGGCTGCGACCGGTCGCGCTGGGCGGACGGAGGGTCGTCCTCGCCGCGTCGGTCGACGTGACCGAGCGCCGCCGCCGCGAGCGGGCCTACGAGCAGGTGTTCGACAGCGTCAACGACGTGATCACGGTCCACGACCCGTGGGCCGAACGGCTCGTCGAGGTCAACGAGACGATGGCCGACCTGACCGGGTACGGCCGGGAGACCCTCGTCGAGATGGACGTCCAGGGTTTCACCGTCGACGAGCCGGGATCGGGCGGCGAGCGTGCCTACGAGGTCGCCCGCCGGGTCGCCGCGACGGGGGAAGCCGAGACCGACGAGTGGACGGTCGAGACGGCGGCTGGCGCGCGCCGAGTGCTGGAGGTGGACCTCGCGCCTGCGACGATCGCCGGCGAGGACCGGGTCCTGGCGCTGGCGCGGGACGTGACCGAGCGCCGCGAGTCCCAGCGGCGGCTCCAGCGTGAGCGCGACCGTCGGTCGGTACTGTTCGAGAACAACCCGGACCCGATGCTCAGAGTCCGTTTCGAGGACGAGGAGCCGACGATCCGAGAGGTCAACCCAGCCTTCGAGACGACGTTCGGCTATTCGGCCGACGAGGTCGTCGGCTCGGGCGTCGGCGAGGCGGTCGTCCCGGAGAGCGAGCGCGAGGAGTACGAGCAACTGCGAGCGACGGTCGCCCGCGGCGAGCCCGTCGACCACGAGATCACCCGCCAGACGGCCGACGGACTCCGGGAGTTTCTGGTCAGGGTCATCCACTTCAGCGCGGATCGGCCGGCCGACCGCGACGGGGGGAGTGACGCCGACGGGCCGGCCGACCGCGACGGGCCGGCCGACGCCTACGTCTGGTACACCGACGTCACCGAGCGGCGGGAGCTGGAGCGGACCTACCGCAACGTCTTCGAGAACGTCTCGGACGGGCTGATACTCCACGACCCCGAGACTGGAGAGATCCTCGACGTCAACGACCGCTTTTGCGAGATGAACGGCTACGAACCCGAGGAGCTGCGCGGGGAGACGGTCGACGTGATCACGGGGCCGGACCACGCCTACGAGGACGCCCGCGAACGCATCAGAGCGGCCCGCGAGGAGGGGCCCCAGCTGTTCGAGTGGCGCAACCAGCGCGAGAGCGGCGAGACGTTCCCCGCTGAAGTTCACCTCAGCGTCGTCGACATCCGCGGTGAAGAGCGCGTCCTCGGCAGTGTCCGGGACGTGACCGAGCGCAAGCGCCGCCAGCGCGAGTACGAGCAGATCTTCGACGGCGTCAACGACGGGATCGTCGTTCAGGACCCCGAGACGGCCCAACCGCTCGACGCGAACCGAACGTTTCTCGACCGTCTGGGGTACGACAGCGTCGCCGCGGTCCGCGAGGCGGGCCTCGTGGGGCTCAGCGCGACCGATGCGGGGTACACGGCCGAACGGGCGCGGGAGATCTGCCGCCGCGTCATGGAGACGGGCGAACCAGAGACCGTCGAGTGGCTCCAGGAGACGAACGCGGGCGAGCGCCGCTGGGTCGAGGCGACGGTCGACGCGGCGGTTATCGGCGGCGAAGACCGCGTCGTCTCGATGCAACGGGACGTGACCGAGCGCAAGCGCCGCGAGCGGCTGATCCGCGCGCTCCACGAGTCGACCGACGACCTCCAGGAGGCGGAGACGCCCGAAGAAGTCTGCGAGGCCGCCATCGACGCCGCGACCGAGGTGCTAGACCTCTGGCTGCCCACCTGCTGGCTCCGCGGAGGCGACGACGAGAGCAGTGACGCGGACGTGCTCGCCCCGGTCGCCGCCGGCGACGCGGTCGCGGATCTCTCCCCGGGCGACGGGCCGAAGCCGCTCGAGCCCGGCGATCTGGAGTACGAGGCCTACGAGTCCGGCGAACGGGGCGTCTACGACCCGGCGGCGCTCGACGGCGGGACGCCACCGGGGGACGCGGTGCTCGTCCCGCTGGGCGAGCGCGGGCTGTTCGGCGCGGTCGACCGGGACGGCGACGGGTTCGACGACGTGACGCTCGACGCCGCGGGGATCCTCGCTCGCCACGTCACCGCCGCACTGGACCGCGTCGAACGCGCTCGGGAACTCCGGGAGAGCGAGCGCCGCTTTCGGCTGATCGCCGAGCACATCGACGAGGTCGTCTACGTGGCGACGGCCGACTTCTCCGAGATACGCTATATCAACGACGCCTACGAGGACATCTACGGACGCCCCGTCTCGGAGCTCGCGGCCGACCCCACGTCGTTCGTCGAGGCGGCCCACCCCGACGACCGGGCCGACTACGAGGCCGACGTCGAGCGCTTGATCGCGGACGTCGAAGCGGGCGACCCGGCGGACACCTACGACGGCGAGTACCGGATCGAACGCGACGGGGAGACCCGGTGGGTCACCGTCACCCGGTTCCCGGTCGAAAACGAGGACGGGACCGTCGATCGGATCGTCGGCCGCGTGCAGGACGTGACCGAGCGCAAGCGCCGCCAGCGCGAGTACGAGCAGATCTTCGACGGTGTCACGGACGCGATCACGGTGTTCGACCCCGAGGCCGGCGACATAACCGACGTGAACGAGACCTACCGGGAGATGCTGGACTACGACCTCGAGACGATCCGGGAGCTGGGGATCGAGGGGCTCAGTGCAACCGACGAGGGCTACAGCGGCGACCGGGGGTGGGACCTCATTCGCGAGGTCGCCGAGACGGGCGAGCCCGAAACCGTCGAGTGGCGCGCCGTGACCGGCTCGGGCGAGCGGGTCTGGCTCGAAGTCACGCTCGCGCCGGCGGCGATCGGCGGCGAACTGCGGGTGCTGTCGATACAGCGCGACGTGACCGAGCGCAAGCGCCGCCAGCGCGAGTACGAGCAGATCTTCGACGGCGTCACGGACGCGATCACGGTTCAGGACCCGGAGACGGGCGAGATGCTCGACTGTAACGAGCGGATGTGCGAGCTGACGGGATACGACCGCGAGCAACTGCTCGCGGACGGGATGGACGCGGTCACCGTCCCGGAGGAGGGGTACTCGAGCGAGCGCGCCCGGGAGAGAATCCAGGACGTGATGGACGGCGAGGAGCCGGGCAGCCACGAGTGGCTGCTAGAGCGCGCCGACGGGGAGCGCCGACGGGTCGAAGTGACCGACACGCCGGCGACGATCAACGGCCAGCGCCGGTACCTGGCCATCATCCGCGACATCACCGAGCGGCGTCGAACCGAGCGGCGGCTCGGAGCGATCCTCGACCGGATCGACGAGGCCATCTTCGTGACCCGCGCCCGGGAGTTAACCGTCGCGTCCCAGTCGCCCGACTACGTGAGTTCCGGCTACGAGCGGATCTGGGGCCAGTCCCTGGAGGCGATCCGCGAGACCTACGAGGACGGCTTCTTCGGGACGCTCCACCCCGACGACGAGAGCGAGTACCGGGCGTTCGTCGAGGCGGTCGTCGCCGACGTCGAAGACGGGACGGCGGCCGACAGCTACTCCCACGAGTACCGTATCGAGCGCCCCGACGGCCAGCTGCGGTGGGTCCAGTCGGACTACTACCCCACCGACTGGGAGACCGGCGCCGACCGGCTCGTGATCGTGAGCCGCGACGTCACCGACCGGAAGGCCCGCGAACGGCGGATCGCGTCGTTCGACGACGCGACCGACGACCTCGCGACCGCGGACACCCCGGCGGAGGCGACGCGGACGGCCGTCGAGGCGGCCGCCGAGACGCTCGGTCTCCCGGCGGTCGGCGCGTTCCTCTACGACGGCGACGACGGCGTGCTCCGGCCGGAAGTCCTGACCGGGCCGCTCCCCGCCGACGAGGCCGTCGACCCCGTCGGGCCGGGGGACGGCCCGCTCTGGGACGGGTTCGCGACGGGAACGATCGTCGCCCCGGACGGCGGACGCGACGAGGCCGGCTTCGTCGGCGGTGGGAACGGGGCCGACGGCGGCGGCCCCGGCGTGCTGGCCGAACTGTCGACCTGGCGCGCGCTCGCGCTCGGCAACCACGGCGTCCTGCTGGTCGGCGCCCCCGAGGGCGAACTCGGACCAGAGACGATACAGGGAGCACACGTGCTGGCCGCGACGCTGGAGGCTGCGCTGAACCACCTCGAAGGGCGCCAGCGGCTCGAAGCTCGCGAGGAGCAGCTCCGCACCCAGACCGAGCGGGCCGAGCGCCTCGACCGGATCGCCCGGCTCACCCAGCGGGTCGAGGCCGCCATCACGGACGCGACCGACCCCGGCGAGGTCGAGCGGGCCGTCTGCGAGCGCCTCGCCAGCTCCGGCCCCTACGACCTGGCGTGGGTCGGTGGCGTCGAGGTCGGCACGGACCGTCTCGTCCCGCGCGCGGTCGTCGGCGCCTCGGAGGGGTACGTCGAAGGACTGGACCTGACGACGACCGACGACACGGCCGACCCTCACCCCGCGGTCGCGGCGTGGGGCCACGAGGCGGTGCGGGTGGCAGACTCGCTCGTCGGAGCGGGGCCGGCCGACGACTGGCGGCGTCGGAGCCTCGCGGAGGGGTTCCAGTCGCTGTGTGCCGTCCCGCTGACCTACGACGGGACCACCCACGGGGCGTTGACCGTCGGCACGGACTCGCCGAAGGCGTTCGGCGAGCGCGAGCGCGAGGTGCTCGCGCAGCTGGGCACCTCGATCGCGAACGCGCTCGCGGCCGTCGAGCGCCGACGGGCGCTGGAGTCCGACGAGACAGTCGAACTGGAGTTCGCCGGCCCGGGCGAGACGCTCCCGTTCGCCCGTGCCGCCGACACGGCCGACTGTCGGGTGTCCCTCGAGCGGACCGTCTCCCGACGGGACGGCTCGGTCAGCGTCTACTACGGCTTCGAGGGCGACGTGCCCGACGACGCGCAGACCATCGCGCGCCGAACGCTGCCCGGGACCGTCGACGTGGTGGCCGAGGAGGCGTCGTCGACGCTGGTGGAGACGCGGGCCGACGAGTGGTTCGGCGCACCGCTGGCGGAGTACGGCGGCGTCCTGCGCGAGGCGACGGCCGACCCCGACGAGGCGACGGTCGTCGTCGAGGTGCCGCGCCAGGCAGACGTGCGGTCGTTCGTCGACCGGTTGGCGGGGGTCGCGCCGTCGCTCGACCTCGTCGCTCGGCGCCAGCACCGGCGCCGGGACCGGACTCCGGCGGAACTGGCCGACCGAGCGCGCGAGCAACTCACCGACCGACAGTTCGAGGTCCTGCGGACCGCCCTCTCGGCCGGCTACTTCGAGTGGCCCCGGGCGAACGACGGCGGCGAGGTCGCCGGCCGCCTCGACATCACGCAGCCGACGTTCAACAAGCACCTCCGGATCGCCGAACGGGAGGTCTTCGGGCTGCTGTTCGACACCGATAGCTGACCCGCGGTCGTCCCGCCCGTGGCCGTGTGAACCGGGGCGCCCGGACGGCGACGGCAGTCGGCCGCTCGAGCTCACCGGACACCCTCTCGCTCGAGCGCGGCCAGCCGCTCGCACAGCGCGGGACCGAGCGCGACCGTCCGCAGGCGGCCGACCGCCGCCAGCGGCGACGCGGCGGCGTCGGGAACCGGGTAGTCGTGGTCGGACCGACCGTCCGCAGTCGTCCCGAAGAGAGTCGCGAGCCGTCGGGCGCGACCCGCCGCGTAGGCGCCGACGACCGCCGACGCCGGTCGCCCCGAGCGTGTGAGCGCCCTGACGAACGCGAGGGCGTCCTCGACCGCGAGGGCGGTCCGGAACCCGGTCGCCGGTGCGACGGGACAGGCGACCGGCCCGCAAGCGGCTACGCGGCCGTTCCCCCAGGACCCGGGCGGGGGCGACCGGTCGGGTACTCGAACCTGCCGGACGGTCGTCGGCTCGGCACCGTCGAGTCCCGTCGGGACCTCGATATCGTTCGGCAACGCCGTCTCGGGGGCGAGGTCGTCGCTCGCCTGGCCGCGGTCCGGGACCCGGGCCGTCACCCGGACGCACTCACGGGACTCGTCGGGACAGGGGAGCCGTTGCACGAGCGCGGCGTCGTGGTACCGCTCCCGGATCCGATCCCCACCGAGGCCGTCGTCCGTTTCCGTCTCGTACTGGACCAGCGTCGCTGACTCGACCAGGGATCGGCTGGTCGGGCGAAACGAAGGGTCCAGTCCGCCGGCGTCGACGACCACGTCGAACCACTCGCGGACGCCGTCGGCGAACTCGACGGCGACGCCGTCGTCACGGGGGGAGAGGGCGACGACTGGCGTGTCGCGCCGGCGCTGGCGACCGCCGAGGCGCGCTTCGAGCGCTCGGCGGAGCCCGCAGGTCCGGACGAGGACCGGCGACGCCTCGGTCGCCGACCGGTCCCCGACGGACGCGGCGTCGGTCGGAGCAGTCGAGTCGACGTCTCGGACGGTGACGCCACGGACGGCGACGCCGCGGCTCCGCACCGTCGAACCGACGTCGACGGCGTCGAGAGTCGCCAGCGCCGACGGTGTCAGGGCGGTCACCCGCGACCGAACCGGCGCGTCCTCGCCAGCCACGATCAACGGGTCGTACCCCGCTCGCCGGAGCAACAGCGCGAGCGTCGCGCCGACCCCGGTGGCCCCGACGACCAGGACCTGTCTGTCGGGATAGCCGCCGATCGCGTCGTCGGTCGGCACCCGGACCGCCCGGTCGCCGGACCGGTCGGTGCGGTCGGCCTCTCCGGTCCGGACCGTCGGGTCGTCGGCGCCGTCGTCGGACCCCGACCCCTCGTCGGGACGGGGTCGCCGACCCGCCGGCCGGTCGGAATCGGTCGCCGATTCCTCGTCGGTCGGCGGGTCGTGAGACGGCCCGGCGGCGCGACCGGAGTCGGTTCGCCACCGGTCGAGCGGACGGCCGGTCCGGCTTCGCCCGCCCGACGCGCAACGGCCACTCGGATGCGACGGTCGACGATTCTGCATTCGGTGACCGTTCGCGGCGGCCGTACCTAAGGGGTCGAACCGTGTTTCAGACCGGGAAACAGCGCGCCCGACCGGGGCGCTGTCGCCGAGCGGTGACCGCCCGGCCACAGCGCGCCCGCACGGTCGACGCGGCACCCGTGCGATCAGTTGTCATCACAACGTGTGTAGCCTCCGCGACCGGGCGGGGACAACGCCAGTTGCCAGTACACCGAGGGGAGTCGGGCCGGACGGTACGGACGAGACGGACCGATGGTACTCACCGAATCAGTGCGGTCGGAGCCAGCCCAGACGCCTGCCGACGCGACGGGCGACCTCTCGACCGACGAACTCCTGGAACTGCTGGACGCGGCGTACACGAGACCGATCCTCGAAGCGATCCGGACCGAGGCGAAACCCGCCCGAGCGATCGCGGAAGCCTGTGGTGCGTCCCGTCCGACGGTGTACCGACGACTGAACCGGCTGCAGGAGGCCGGCCTCGTCGACACCGACCTCGCGTGCGACGCCGAGGGGCACCACCGGACGGTGTTCGAGGCCGCGTTCGACTCGCTGACCATCGGATTCACCGACGACGGTCTCTCGGTGAAAGCCACCGGGTCCGACGTCGGCTCCGGCGCCACCGCCGACGACCGCGAGCCGGTACCGGCCCGCTCGCGTTGATCGCCGGAGTCGCGGTTGCGCCGTCCGGACCGTCCGTGTCCGCCGATCTCCCAGTCGTTCCTCGCCGAGTCCCCGACCCCGAGGCGGCCCCGCTCGGACCCGCGTGTTTCAGAGCCCGAAACACTGGTCGCCGTTTGATTACGGTCCGGGGGCTATCACCGATCACCCGCCCGGGCCGGAGGCGGGCGCAGTATCCGGTCGCTGTCACGCCCTCCGTGACGCGGACTCGACCCATCCCCTCCGTCGAGTCGTCCGGTCCCCTCCGTCGAGTCGTCCGGTCCCCTCCGTCGAGTCGTCCGGTCCCCTCCGTCGAGTCGTCCGGTCCCCTCCGTCGAGTCGTCCGGTCCCCTCCGTCGAGTCGTCCGGTCCCCTCCGTCGAGTCGTCCGGTCCCCTCCGTCGAGTCGTCCGGTCCCCTCCGTCGAGTCGTCCGGTCCCCTCCGTCGAGTCGTCCGGTCCCCTCCGTCGAGTCGTCCGGTCCCCTCCGTCGAGTCGTCCGGTCCCCTCCGCCGGACCCGCTCGTCGTCACGGGGACAGTCCACCCACCCCCTCGGCCCACCCCCTCCAACGGGGCTGGCTCCCGCCACCACCGCTGTCGGCCCCACCGCCCTGTCGGGCCGCGCCCGCCGTCTTCGGTCCCACGGCCCGTCTCTCCCGCGGCCGATTCGAGCCGGGTCCCCGCCCGCTTCGGCCCCCACGACTCGACACGGCCCCCTGCGACCACCGACTCGACTCCGGACCCGATAGGTCTCGCTGCCCGTCGACCGGAGCCGAGCGAGCGCCGAGCCAGGGATGGAGCGACGACTCGAGTCTCCGAGTTATAGTAGAATTTGAAAGCGTTTGCACGGTCGATCGCATGCGATCATGCGATCGTCCGAGCGATGTCTTTCAAATTCTACTATAGACGGTCCGGTTCCCGTTCCGTCGCCCTCGCGCACCGTTGTCGAGGGTCACCGTTCTCCGTCGCTGGCCGTCTCGACCGCCTCGGTGTCCGCGACGGCCCGGCGTGCGTCGTCGAGCAGCCCGTCCCCACCGGCGACCAGCACCAGCGGGTCGCCCGCGGGGGCGTACACGTCCATCTCCGTCCCCTTCTCGGAGTACCACTGGTCGACGACGGTGACGAGACCGGCCTCGGCGAGGTTGTCGAGGTGGTAGTCGGCGTTCTGGATCGACGTGTCGACACGCTCGGCCAGGTCCGACTGTGTCGCCGGCTCACGGTAGAGTTCCGAGAGGATCGACCGGGCGAGCTCGGAAGAGAGGACCGAGAAGACGACACCGGAATCGACGCCGTCGAGCCCGACGACCTCCGGCTGGCCGTCCGGCTGGTCGGCTCGTGACTTTCGAGGTAACAGGTGGCTCATACCCGATACAACCAGCCAGCCCCCCAGAAGTGGTCGCACTACGTCTGTCGACACCCCGACGCTCCCGGGCTAGATATATTGATCCGACGCGTACGACCGACCCGTCACGGGACGGACGCTGTTCCGGCCTACCGATCGCTCGGATCCCACTCACCCCTCGTTCGGTGAGCCTCTCGTCCCGATTGGGGACGGTCGGTAACGATTACTCATCGGGCTCCCAACAGCTTTCGAAGCGGAGAGCCAATGAACTCGTATGCAAGGCCTTCGCTGGATCCAGATGAGCGAGGACGAGCGCGACGCGTTTCTCGGACACGGCGGGGCGGGAGTCATCTCGTTCTCGACGCCGCCGGGCGACCCCCCGTTCACGCTGCCGGTCTCGTACGGCTACGACGAGGGCCTGGGGAACTTCTACTTCAAGCTCGCCGTGCCGCCGGACAGTCCGAAAGCCGAGGCGATCGACGAGCCGGTTTCGTTCACGTCGTACGCTCGGACGGACGAAGGGTGGCGCAGCGTCGTCGCCACCGGGACCCTCGAAGCGGTGGCCGACATGCCCGAGGACTCGGTCGCAGCACAGGGGATGTGGGCGGTCGACATCCCGTCGGTCGACATCTTCGAGCGGCCGCGCGAGGACGTACCGTTCAGTGACTTCCGGCTGGCGCCCACGCGGATCTCCGGGCGCAAGGAAGCACAGACCGAACCGTGACGGGGATGGGGCCACGACGCCAGCGTGGCTCTCGTTCGTCGTGCCAGCGGGCGGACCACGACGACTCCGCTGCCGGCGGGGGGCGGTGACGCGTGGCCGACCGGGTCGGGCTCGCCGAGTCGGTAGCGATCGCGGTCGGCGGGATGGTCGGCGGCGGGATCGTCGCGATCCTCGGCGTCGTGGTCGCGCCGACGGTCGGCGTCGAACTCCTGTATTTCGAGCGCGAGCCGATCCGGAAAGAACTGCGAGAGCTGGAGGGCGGCGGGTCGCGGTGAACCGCCCGCGTGGCCACCGCCGGCGGGACCGGTGTCGTCGAGATGCTCAGATCGCCCCGTCGACGATATCCGTGACCCGCTGGCGGTCGAACAGCTCCTCGTCACTCGTCACGTCACCGAACTCCTCGGGGAACAGCTGCTTTGCCGCCCGTTCGGTGAGGAACAGGTTGTGGATCGGTCCCTGGCGGAGGTAGCCGCTCCGGTAGACACGGCCGTTCTGGACCGCCGTCAACTCGCTCGCGACGGGGTGGTCCGCCATGTAGGCGAGGACGGTGTCACGGAATTCGGCGGCGGACTTGCCCTCGTGGCCACGGACCAACAACACGTCGGGGTCGACGGTGAGGAGGTTCTCGTAGTCGAGCTCCCCTCGGTTCTCGGTGCTGAGGTTCTCGATGCCGGTCCCCGCGAGGGCGTCGCTCACGCCGAGGTCGTTCCACTGTTTCTTGCTCGTCCCCTGGTCGGTGAGCCGGTACGGCGAGAACGTCTCGGGCTCGTTCGTGCCTTCGTAGGTCAGAAACACGGTCGGCCGTTCGCTGGCCGGAGGGAGCCGCGACTGCAGGTCGGCGACGAACTCGTCGTGGAGCGACTGCATCGCCTCGAAGCGCTCGCGCTCGTCGAACATCGCGGCCAGCTTCTCGAAGGCCTGATAGAGGGTGTAGTATCGGTGTTCGTGCCACCCGTCCGACCGCCGGAAGATCATGTTCCCGAGGAACGGCGCGACGTTCTCGCGGATCTCGTCGATGTCGTCGTCGCCCCAGTCGAACCAGTTGCGCAACATCCCCGTGTCGATGAGGTGAACGTCGCTCTCCAGTTCGTAGAACAGCTCTTTCGACATCCCCGCCTCGACCAGGTCGTTCGCCTCGATCTCCGATTCGTCGACGCTCACGCCCGGAAGCTCGTCGTAGGGTTCGGTGTAGTACTCGCCGGATTGCCCGATGCCGACCATTCCCTCGGCCTGTCCGAGCGCGACGCCCATGTCGGCGTAGTCCCCCCCGTAGGGCACCCACGTTTCGGGCACCGCGTCGAAGGTCACTTTCCCCATCGGCGCCATCGACACCGAATACGACTGCGACCCGCTCGCGGTCGCCGTCTCGGTGGCTGTCGGTTCGCCGTCGGCCGGCGCCTCTGTCGCTGTGTCTGTCGGCGTGGCTGACGGCGTAGTTCCGTCGCTCGCCGGGTCCGTCGGCGCCGATTCGCCGCCCGCACAGCCGGCGAGCAGGCCGCCGCTCAGGACGGCACTGTACCTTAGATAGTCGCGTCGGGTCGGTGCGTC
This DNA window, taken from Halosimplex litoreum, encodes the following:
- a CDS encoding PAS domain S-box protein; this translates as MFPVGSDPLRCAVAGTEAVAAALSNATAGGEGSLAVESVDPPADADAQVTERESDCLVVDSGATGVDAETVLERRNAERPEIPVVVLTDGWDAAREAAALSAGATETLPRRLAETDPGLLVGRVRSAVDREHASDAVEALYETVAGVAAVHDPETGDLIDANRAFCELVGSDRETVRSTALAEFTAEVPGYDRERLANAVTSVGDRADATGDGRDATDEGPDPIELEWPVETADGSVRWVESRLRPVALGGRRVVLAASVDVTERRRRERAYEQVFDSVNDVITVHDPWAERLVEVNETMADLTGYGRETLVEMDVQGFTVDEPGSGGERAYEVARRVAATGEAETDEWTVETAAGARRVLEVDLAPATIAGEDRVLALARDVTERRESQRRLQRERDRRSVLFENNPDPMLRVRFEDEEPTIREVNPAFETTFGYSADEVVGSGVGEAVVPESEREEYEQLRATVARGEPVDHEITRQTADGLREFLVRVIHFSADRPADRDGGSDADGPADRDGPADAYVWYTDVTERRELERTYRNVFENVSDGLILHDPETGEILDVNDRFCEMNGYEPEELRGETVDVITGPDHAYEDARERIRAAREEGPQLFEWRNQRESGETFPAEVHLSVVDIRGEERVLGSVRDVTERKRRQREYEQIFDGVNDGIVVQDPETAQPLDANRTFLDRLGYDSVAAVREAGLVGLSATDAGYTAERAREICRRVMETGEPETVEWLQETNAGERRWVEATVDAAVIGGEDRVVSMQRDVTERKRRERLIRALHESTDDLQEAETPEEVCEAAIDAATEVLDLWLPTCWLRGGDDESSDADVLAPVAAGDAVADLSPGDGPKPLEPGDLEYEAYESGERGVYDPAALDGGTPPGDAVLVPLGERGLFGAVDRDGDGFDDVTLDAAGILARHVTAALDRVERARELRESERRFRLIAEHIDEVVYVATADFSEIRYINDAYEDIYGRPVSELAADPTSFVEAAHPDDRADYEADVERLIADVEAGDPADTYDGEYRIERDGETRWVTVTRFPVENEDGTVDRIVGRVQDVTERKRRQREYEQIFDGVTDAITVFDPEAGDITDVNETYREMLDYDLETIRELGIEGLSATDEGYSGDRGWDLIREVAETGEPETVEWRAVTGSGERVWLEVTLAPAAIGGELRVLSIQRDVTERKRRQREYEQIFDGVTDAITVQDPETGEMLDCNERMCELTGYDREQLLADGMDAVTVPEEGYSSERARERIQDVMDGEEPGSHEWLLERADGERRRVEVTDTPATINGQRRYLAIIRDITERRRTERRLGAILDRIDEAIFVTRARELTVASQSPDYVSSGYERIWGQSLEAIRETYEDGFFGTLHPDDESEYRAFVEAVVADVEDGTAADSYSHEYRIERPDGQLRWVQSDYYPTDWETGADRLVIVSRDVTDRKARERRIASFDDATDDLATADTPAEATRTAVEAAAETLGLPAVGAFLYDGDDGVLRPEVLTGPLPADEAVDPVGPGDGPLWDGFATGTIVAPDGGRDEAGFVGGGNGADGGGPGVLAELSTWRALALGNHGVLLVGAPEGELGPETIQGAHVLAATLEAALNHLEGRQRLEAREEQLRTQTERAERLDRIARLTQRVEAAITDATDPGEVERAVCERLASSGPYDLAWVGGVEVGTDRLVPRAVVGASEGYVEGLDLTTTDDTADPHPAVAAWGHEAVRVADSLVGAGPADDWRRRSLAEGFQSLCAVPLTYDGTTHGALTVGTDSPKAFGEREREVLAQLGTSIANALAAVERRRALESDETVELEFAGPGETLPFARAADTADCRVSLERTVSRRDGSVSVYYGFEGDVPDDAQTIARRTLPGTVDVVAEEASSTLVETRADEWFGAPLAEYGGVLREATADPDEATVVVEVPRQADVRSFVDRLAGVAPSLDLVARRQHRRRDRTPAELADRAREQLTDRQFEVLRTALSAGYFEWPRANDGGEVAGRLDITQPTFNKHLRIAEREVFGLLFDTDS
- a CDS encoding FAD-dependent oxidoreductase; its protein translation is MQNRRPSHPSGRCASGGRSRTGRPLDRWRTDSGRAAGPSHDPPTDEESATDSDRPAGRRPRPDEGSGSDDGADDPTVRTGEADRTDRSGDRAVRVPTDDAIGGYPDRQVLVVGATGVGATLALLLRRAGYDPLIVAGEDAPVRSRVTALTPSALATLDAVDVGSTVRSRGVAVRGVTVRDVDSTAPTDAASVGDRSATEASPVLVRTCGLRRALEARLGGRQRRRDTPVVALSPRDDGVAVEFADGVREWFDVVVDAGGLDPSFRPTSRSLVESATLVQYETETDDGLGGDRIRERYHDAALVQRLPCPDESRECVRVTARVPDRGQASDDLAPETALPNDIEVPTGLDGAEPTTVRQVRVPDRSPPPGSWGNGRVAACGPVACPVAPATGFRTALAVEDALAFVRALTRSGRPASAVVGAYAAGRARRLATLFGTTADGRSDHDYPVPDAAASPLAAVGRLRTVALGPALCERLAALEREGVR
- a CDS encoding ArsR/SmtB family transcription factor; amino-acid sequence: MVLTESVRSEPAQTPADATGDLSTDELLELLDAAYTRPILEAIRTEAKPARAIAEACGASRPTVYRRLNRLQEAGLVDTDLACDAEGHHRTVFEAAFDSLTIGFTDDGLSVKATGSDVGSGATADDREPVPARSR
- a CDS encoding ArsR/SmtB family transcription factor; the encoded protein is MSHLLPRKSRADQPDGQPEVVGLDGVDSGVVFSVLSSELARSILSELYREPATQSDLAERVDTSIQNADYHLDNLAEAGLVTVVDQWYSEKGTEMDVYAPAGDPLVLVAGGDGLLDDARRAVADTEAVETASDGER
- a CDS encoding pyridoxamine 5'-phosphate oxidase family protein gives rise to the protein MQGLRWIQMSEDERDAFLGHGGAGVISFSTPPGDPPFTLPVSYGYDEGLGNFYFKLAVPPDSPKAEAIDEPVSFTSYARTDEGWRSVVATGTLEAVADMPEDSVAAQGMWAVDIPSVDIFERPREDVPFSDFRLAPTRISGRKEAQTEP
- a CDS encoding ABC transporter substrate-binding protein, translating into MTDDDTTETDAPTRRDYLRYSAVLSGGLLAGCAGGESAPTDPASDGTTPSATPTDTATEAPADGEPTATETATASGSQSYSVSMAPMGKVTFDAVPETWVPYGGDYADMGVALGQAEGMVGIGQSGEYYTEPYDELPGVSVDESEIEANDLVEAGMSKELFYELESDVHLIDTGMLRNWFDWGDDDIDEIRENVAPFLGNMIFRRSDGWHEHRYYTLYQAFEKLAAMFDERERFEAMQSLHDEFVADLQSRLPPASERPTVFLTYEGTNEPETFSPYRLTDQGTSKKQWNDLGVSDALAGTGIENLSTENRGELDYENLLTVDPDVLLVRGHEGKSAAEFRDTVLAYMADHPVASELTAVQNGRVYRSGYLRQGPIHNLFLTERAAKQLFPEEFGDVTSDEELFDRQRVTDIVDGAI